The Deltaproteobacteria bacterium nucleotide sequence AGCGCGCGAGGTGCACGGGGCGCGCGCCTGCGGGGCACGCGATCTGCGGCGTCCAACCTTCGGTCACCCCTCCTTCGAAGCACAGGACGCTCCGGATCCCTGCGGCTGCGAGCGGCGCGGTCATGCTTTCGATGAGCCTTGCCGCACCTGGCGGCGCCGGTTCCCGGGCGAAGCGGTCCGCGTGTAGCCATAGCACAGTGCGGGTCCCCGCAGCGTGCATTGCGCGTGCGGCGTAGCGCGCGCCGAAGTCGCCCTCGTCGTTCGCGCACAGTTCGGCGTCGATCGCCGCGAGGTTCGCTTCTGGATACTCTCGCCCGTTTCGACCCGCAGCGACCATGTGCACCCACATTTCGATGCTCCCGAGCATCGGCTCGTTCTCGGCCAGCGGCCCGCCGAGTTCGACGAGCTGCGGGAGCGCGTCCCCGGCGCCGATCTCGCTTCCCGTGTCGAGCGCGAGGTGGGCGGCAGCCCACATCGCCATGTCGTCGGCGCTGACCACCGCTGCGTCCTGGCCGGCAGCCAGCGCTTCACGAATTGCCCCGGCTGAGGCTTGCTCAGCGCGGTGCGCGTACTTGGTCTCGTCTCTCATGTTCTTTATCCTCTTCGCGCACAGGTGGTGCCAGCACGCTGGCCGGCGGGTGTCTGTCTGACGCGATCCACCCACCGTTACCCGTTGCTCTCCGACGCCATCGGCTGAGTCGGTTGCACGCCGCCTGGACCTAGGGCGGTTGTTCCAAATGAACCACTACCCATCCGACGCCTTTGTCGCGCCGGCGCGGGGACGTAGTATGCAGTCGGCCCCGCCACACCGTCAGGAGGCTCACCACGTGTCGACACCCTCTCCCCGCAAGGCCACCGCGCTCAAGAAAGCGATGACCAAGACCCAGATGATCGCCTCCCTCTCCGAATCCACGGGCGTGTCGAAGAAAGACGTCGCCGCCGTGCTCGACGACCTGGGCATTCTGATCGAGCGTCATATCAAGAAGCGCGCCGTCGGCACCTTCACCCTGCCCGGCCTGCTGAAGATCAGGCGCGTGCGCAAGCCCGCCCGCAAGGCGCGGACGATGATCTCGCCGCGCACGGGCGAGGAGATCGAGGTCCCGGCCAAGCCGGCCTCGTCGGGGATCAAGCTCCAGCCTCTCTCGGTCCTCAAGCGGATGGTCGAATAGGCCGCTTCCCTCCCTTCGGCCGGGGGGCAGCGCCCACGTCGCGAGCTGCGTCCCGCTGCGAGTGGATGGCCATCGTCGAATACGGCCCCCGATCCGTCGGCGGGTATCCGGCGTTCTCCTCACAAGAGTTCGATGTCCGTCGCCTGGAGACCGCGCTTGTCCTGCGTCACCAACACGCTCACGCGCTGGCCCGGCTCCGGTGGCCCCAGCCCCGCCCGGCCAAGCACGCTGCCGTGCAGGAACACGTCGCGGCCGCCGTCGTCGGGCACGACAAAGCCATAGCCCTTCTCGGCGTTGTAGAACTTGACCGTGCCGCGCCGCTCCTCCTCCAGTCCGCCATGGCCGTCGTCGCGCCCGTACTCTCGGGCGCCATGCCCCGGCAGGGGTGGCACGTTCGCCGTCTCGACGGCGATGATGGAGGACACCGCCGGACCCCGCCGGTCCTCCGCCACCTCGCAGATGACGCTCGCCCCATCCGGAAGCGTCTCGTAACCCGCGCGCTCGACCGCCGAGAGGTGGCAGAACACATCCTCCGAGCCGTCGACGGGCGTCAGGAAGCCGAAGCCCTTCGCCGGAGAGAACCACTTCACGATTGCCGTAAGACGGCGCCCGGGGGGCGGAGCCTGTTCGACGGACGCAGGGCCGTGCGCCCCGCGCGCAGGCCCGCCGCTGCCTGTCTCGCCCGAGGACGCGGTCGAGGCATCGACTGCATGGATCCGCCAGACTTGCGGACCCTGCCGGCCCTCGACCACCTCGCAGGTGACGATCGCGCCCTCGGGAAGCGTGAGCCAGCCCGCACGGCCCACCGCCGATGCATGGCAGAAGACGTCGCGCGAGCCGTCCACGGGTGCGAGGAAGCCGAACCCCTTCACGGGGTCGTACCACTTGACCGCCGCAGTCACCTCTGCGCCGGGGGGCGTTCCTGAGCCGCTTACCTGCATCCTGACCGACCTGCCTTCGATGTGCTGCCGGACCCGCCGCGCGGCGGGGTATGTGGCGCTCTTTGAACACCGGCCACTCCCGACCGGGCGCCCATGATAACGACGGCCGGCGCGGGGCAACAGATTTGGTGTGCTCCCTGTCGGTGTGCTGCCCGGTGCATCCCGGTGGCGAGGCACCGGCGCCCGCCCGCCTGCCGGCCTCGCGCCCGGCGCGCTCGCCGACGCCGCTCCGGTGCTCGCACGCCAACGAGAGGCAGAGGATGGCCGTGACCGGGGCGGCGGGGGCGGGCTTCCGGAGAGAGGCCGCCCCGCCGCTTCCAACCATCCACCAGACGGAGGGCGTCATGCAGATCGGCGGCGTGCAGCGCGGCAATACCGAAACCTTCCTCGTCCATATATTCGGGCGCGGCCTCGAGGACGACCGCTACGTCGTCGAGCGCTTCCGCTCGGCGGCCGACGGCGCGATCACCCCCGTGCCGACCGCCGCGCCCCCCACGCGGGGGAAGAAAAGGCGCCGGCCCCGGCATACCGTCACCAGCTTGTCCAACGTCACGAAGATGCGGCCCGCGCGCGACGAGATCATCGTGTGCACCGCCGTCAATCTCGAAGACAGCGGCATCCAGCTGTGGGGTGAATTCAGTTGTGGCTTCCTGGCCCAGGGCAGGCATCGCTGAGCGGCGACTGCGGGGGCGTCCGGCCGGACCGTGTTTCTGCCGGACGCCCCCCGACTGCGCAGCATGGAAGGGAGGAGAACCAGCCGTGCCCTACAAGCATCGC carries:
- a CDS encoding HU family DNA-binding protein produces the protein MTKTQMIASLSESTGVSKKDVAAVLDDLGILIERHIKKRAVGTFTLPGLLKIRRVRKPARKARTMISPRTGEEIEVPAKPASSGIKLQPLSVLKRMVE
- a CDS encoding cold shock domain-containing protein gives rise to the protein MVEGRQGPQVWRIHAVDASTASSGETGSGGPARGAHGPASVEQAPPPGRRLTAIVKWFSPAKGFGFLTPVDGSEDVFCHLSAVERAGYETLPDGASVICEVAEDRRGPAVSSIIAVETANVPPLPGHGAREYGRDDGHGGLEEERRGTVKFYNAEKGYGFVVPDDGGRDVFLHGSVLGRAGLGPPEPGQRVSVLVTQDKRGLQATDIELL